In the Kribbella sp. NBC_00482 genome, one interval contains:
- a CDS encoding HNH endonuclease yields the protein MEKSPELMSDAELAHALDQCDADQARTETRRLRLVAAMDKSGYAERVGARDMVQYLEFRYRLDRSRAYRDVKLSRALPKYAAVTAALPDPDSAVEDGEIPEVLLRPAQAEAIVFGLEKVPTTVPVEDLEFAEQELVRQARYLSPADLRAAAEQSRDILDTDGPEPEEDKAAARETLTLKTADRGVKFTGYLANENAELLRTLIFTGARPHKTIDGERDPRSREKRQADALTTTLTLAATALDAGTPSPTIPRPTTPASPPAANTPETGSTEAGSTEAGSTEARADAGSGSEAGAAPGQRRDAAAGVVAGDVVVGQACDGVGGSRGGVVDTVPGFGAKANLTVTIDLEDLKAMTADAIGQTVYSNGLSAAAIRRLACDAKVIPIVLGSNSEPLDVGRCERLVTRAMRRALNTRDRGCVVCGAPPVMCDAHHLISWIDGGETKISNLVLLCRCHHTDLHNGHWTITITNGEVHVARPTWADPPPRHPHKPPADAPRTHEPPGERPLPSGLLDDAPRVDEPPGERLTPSGPSDDELTSTDNPTPRSPTPADDPWGETAAPAASAQGVRPSRWHADDLTRAEATRFAVWGERTPNDTGAGPPSFATI from the coding sequence ATGGAGAAGTCGCCGGAGTTGATGAGCGATGCCGAGCTGGCGCACGCTCTTGACCAGTGCGACGCCGACCAGGCCCGGACCGAGACCCGCCGCCTGCGCCTCGTTGCGGCGATGGACAAGTCCGGGTATGCCGAACGGGTCGGTGCCCGTGACATGGTCCAGTACCTGGAGTTCCGCTACCGCCTCGACCGCTCTCGCGCCTACCGCGACGTCAAGCTGTCCCGCGCCCTCCCCAAGTATGCGGCCGTCACCGCCGCGCTGCCCGACCCCGACTCCGCTGTGGAGGACGGGGAGATTCCTGAGGTGTTGCTGCGGCCGGCGCAGGCCGAAGCAATCGTCTTCGGCCTGGAAAAGGTCCCGACCACCGTGCCGGTCGAAGACCTCGAGTTCGCCGAACAGGAACTGGTCCGCCAGGCCCGGTACCTGTCCCCGGCCGATCTCCGTGCGGCCGCCGAGCAGTCCCGCGACATCTTGGACACCGACGGCCCCGAACCCGAAGAAGACAAGGCCGCCGCCCGCGAGACCCTGACCTTGAAGACCGCCGACCGGGGAGTGAAGTTCACCGGGTACCTGGCCAACGAAAACGCCGAACTGCTCCGGACGCTCATCTTCACCGGCGCCCGCCCACACAAAACCATCGACGGTGAGCGCGACCCCCGCTCCCGCGAAAAGCGCCAAGCCGACGCCCTCACCACCACCCTCACCCTCGCCGCCACCGCCCTCGACGCAGGCACCCCCTCACCCACCATCCCCCGCCCCACCACCCCAGCAAGTCCCCCGGCAGCCAATACGCCGGAGACTGGCTCTACGGAGGCCGGTTCTACGGAGGCCGGTTCTACGGAGGCAAGGGCCGACGCGGGGAGCGGCTCGGAGGCTGGGGCGGCGCCGGGCCAGCGGCGTGATGCGGCTGCTGGTGTGGTGGCTGGTGACGTGGTGGTTGGCCAGGCCTGTGATGGGGTGGGTGGTTCGCGTGGTGGGGTCGTGGACACGGTGCCTGGGTTCGGGGCGAAGGCGAACCTGACCGTGACCATCGACCTGGAGGACCTGAAGGCGATGACTGCGGACGCGATCGGGCAGACCGTCTACAGCAACGGGCTGTCCGCAGCCGCCATCCGCCGGCTGGCCTGCGATGCGAAGGTCATCCCGATTGTGCTCGGCTCCAACTCCGAACCCCTCGACGTCGGCCGCTGCGAACGCCTGGTCACCCGCGCGATGCGCCGCGCCCTGAACACCCGCGACCGCGGCTGCGTCGTGTGCGGAGCCCCACCGGTCATGTGCGACGCCCATCACCTGATCTCCTGGATCGACGGCGGCGAAACCAAGATCTCCAACCTGGTGCTCTTGTGCCGCTGCCACCACACCGACCTACACAACGGCCACTGGACCATCACCATCACCAACGGCGAAGTCCACGTCGCCAGGCCTACCTGGGCAGACCCACCACCCCGCCATCCACACAAACCACCCGCCGACGCACCCCGGACACACGAGCCACCGGGTGAACGCCCCCTGCCCTCGGGTCTACTGGACGACGCGCCGCGGGTGGACGAGCCGCCGGGTGAACGCCTCACGCCCTCGGGACCATCGGACGATGAACTCACGTCCACTGACAACCCGACGCCCCGAAGCCCAACCCCAGCAGACGATCCGTGGGGTGAAACCGCCGCGCCAGCAGCCTCCGCGCAGGGTGTGAGACCGAGCCGCTGGCACGCCGACGACCTGACACGCGCGGAAGCGACTCGGTTCGCGGTCTGGGGCGAACGCACCCCGAACGACACCGGCGCCGGCCCGCCCTCCTTCGCCACGATCTGA
- a CDS encoding glycoside hydrolase family 2 TIM barrel-domain containing protein — MRYFEDLTPSTGAREPRAWLRSSRPRISLNGRWNFKLWESAPDGMPKLEPDWGELTVPGHWVLQGHDRPRYTNTAFPFPIDPPYAPDANPTGDHVRTFELPADWPIDGAVLRFEGVDSCFKVWVNDVEAGTAKGSRLPSEFTVGHLLRPGQNTLAVRVHQWSSGSYLEDQDMWWLPGIFRDVTLLARPLIDDVFVHASYDHLTGAGTLRVDVTSDTGPGAIVRVPELGMVVEPGVPVTISGVEPWSAELPRLYDATVEVPGETVELRIGFRTVAMVDGLFTANGQPLFFRGVNRHEHDERRGRAMTVEAMRQDLVLMKQHNINAVRTAHYPPHPAFLDLCDELGLWVIDECDIETHGFIYTDWRGNPADDPDWAPMMLDRMRRMVERDKNHPSVVIWSLANESHRGRNFGELAVWTRQRDPERAVFYERDRTYEFSDFYSLMYPPLEDLEAIGTRTEDVPEETAEHPSLEARRRALPFILAEYAHAMGNGPGGLADYQRILERYPRLQGGFLWEWIDHGLLLPGATDHVYGGDFGERLHGTNFCIDGLLFPDRTPSPGLTEYKKVLEPVRITGPDPLTIHNHRTYTDTTDLEFDWTLEQDGIELASAHLPLPPIPPNQSTTIPLPPAACAGLVSSGERVLTVRAVLAKDEAWATAGHEVAWAQFVLNQPAEAPAPSGAPVVDTGDVLTLGGGEFDRTTGKLTRLFGQVVDGPELDLWRAPTDNDNGQGGRNGVTQEWRAAGLDRLLHRVDAVEAQDNELVVRTRVAPEGLGVSVRTTYHWTANDHGLQLTIDVQPEGEWAGTAVTPRCGSWPRVGVRLTLPETLENVQWYGGGPGEAYADSRETARVGRYVRTVDELQTPYVVPQENGSRIDVRWAELTDANGNGFRVTGTPHFQLTARRWTTEDLERARHRSDLTPHDHIYLNLDLAQNGLGSASCGPSATQHHTLEVAPYTFTLTFHPYS, encoded by the coding sequence GTGAGGTACTTCGAGGATCTGACCCCGAGCACCGGGGCGCGCGAACCGCGGGCGTGGTTGCGGTCGTCCCGGCCGCGGATCAGCCTGAACGGGCGCTGGAACTTCAAGCTCTGGGAGAGCGCGCCGGATGGTATGCCAAAGCTCGAACCGGACTGGGGCGAGCTGACCGTTCCCGGGCACTGGGTCCTCCAGGGACACGACCGACCGCGGTATACCAACACCGCCTTCCCCTTCCCGATCGATCCGCCGTACGCGCCGGACGCGAACCCGACGGGCGATCACGTCCGCACGTTCGAGCTGCCGGCCGACTGGCCGATCGACGGTGCGGTACTGCGATTCGAGGGCGTCGACTCGTGCTTCAAGGTGTGGGTGAACGACGTCGAGGCCGGGACCGCGAAGGGGAGCCGGCTACCGAGCGAGTTCACGGTCGGGCATCTGCTGCGGCCGGGGCAGAACACGCTGGCCGTGCGGGTCCACCAGTGGTCGTCAGGTTCGTACCTCGAGGACCAGGACATGTGGTGGCTGCCGGGCATCTTCCGGGACGTGACCCTGCTCGCGCGCCCGTTGATCGACGACGTCTTCGTCCACGCGTCGTACGACCACCTGACAGGCGCGGGCACGCTACGAGTCGACGTAACGTCGGACACCGGGCCGGGCGCTATTGTGCGGGTTCCTGAGCTCGGGATGGTCGTTGAGCCTGGGGTGCCGGTGACGATCAGTGGAGTCGAGCCGTGGTCGGCCGAGCTGCCGAGGCTGTACGACGCGACGGTCGAGGTGCCGGGGGAGACGGTCGAGCTGCGGATCGGGTTCCGGACCGTGGCGATGGTCGACGGTCTGTTCACCGCGAACGGTCAGCCGTTGTTCTTCCGCGGCGTGAACCGGCACGAACACGACGAGCGGCGCGGCCGGGCTATGACGGTCGAGGCGATGCGGCAGGACCTGGTGCTGATGAAGCAGCACAACATCAACGCCGTACGGACCGCGCACTATCCACCCCACCCGGCGTTCCTGGACCTCTGCGACGAACTCGGGCTGTGGGTGATCGACGAGTGCGACATCGAGACACACGGCTTCATCTACACCGACTGGCGCGGCAACCCGGCCGACGACCCGGACTGGGCGCCGATGATGCTCGACCGGATGCGCCGGATGGTCGAGCGCGACAAGAACCATCCGAGTGTGGTGATCTGGTCGCTTGCCAACGAGAGCCACCGCGGCCGGAACTTCGGCGAGCTCGCGGTGTGGACGCGGCAGCGGGACCCGGAGCGGGCGGTGTTCTACGAGCGGGACCGGACGTACGAGTTCTCGGACTTCTACAGCCTGATGTACCCGCCGCTGGAGGATCTCGAGGCGATCGGGACGCGCACGGAGGACGTACCGGAGGAGACCGCTGAACACCCTTCGCTGGAGGCCAGGCGGCGCGCCCTGCCGTTCATCCTCGCCGAGTACGCCCATGCCATGGGCAACGGTCCTGGTGGCTTGGCCGACTACCAGCGGATCCTGGAGCGCTACCCGCGCCTGCAGGGCGGCTTCCTCTGGGAGTGGATCGACCACGGCCTGCTGTTGCCCGGCGCAACAGACCACGTGTACGGCGGCGACTTCGGCGAACGCCTCCACGGCACCAACTTCTGCATCGACGGCCTCCTGTTCCCCGACCGAACCCCGTCCCCAGGCCTCACCGAATACAAGAAGGTCCTGGAACCAGTACGCATCACGGGCCCAGACCCCCTGACCATCCACAACCACCGAACCTACACAGACACCACCGACCTCGAATTCGACTGGACCCTCGAGCAGGACGGAATAGAACTGGCCTCGGCCCACCTCCCCCTCCCCCCAATCCCCCCAAACCAATCCACCACCATCCCCCTCCCACCCGCCGCATGTGCTGGTCTAGTTTCCAGCGGAGAACGAGTGTTGACCGTGCGTGCGGTGCTGGCGAAGGACGAAGCATGGGCTACTGCGGGACATGAGGTCGCCTGGGCGCAGTTCGTGCTGAACCAACCCGCCGAGGCACCTGCTCCCTCGGGAGCTCCTGTAGTGGACACCGGGGACGTACTGACTCTCGGTGGAGGCGAGTTCGACCGCACTACCGGCAAGCTGACCCGCCTCTTCGGACAGGTGGTAGACGGCCCCGAGCTCGACCTCTGGCGTGCCCCAACCGACAACGACAACGGCCAGGGCGGCCGAAACGGCGTAACCCAGGAGTGGCGCGCCGCCGGACTCGACCGCCTGCTACACCGAGTCGACGCCGTAGAAGCGCAGGACAACGAGCTAGTCGTGCGCACAAGAGTCGCCCCCGAAGGCCTCGGCGTCAGCGTGCGTACGACGTACCACTGGACCGCCAACGACCACGGCCTCCAACTGACAATCGACGTACAGCCAGAGGGAGAGTGGGCCGGCACAGCGGTCACACCACGCTGCGGCAGCTGGCCGCGCGTCGGCGTACGGCTAACGCTCCCTGAGACGCTAGAGAACGTGCAGTGGTACGGAGGTGGCCCCGGCGAGGCGTACGCCGACAGCCGCGAGACAGCCCGAGTGGGACGCTACGTGCGCACCGTAGACGAGCTGCAGACGCCGTACGTTGTACCGCAGGAGAACGGATCCCGCATCGACGTCCGCTGGGCCGAACTGACCGATGCCAACGGCAACGGCTTCCGAGTCACCGGTACGCCGCACTTTCAGCTCACCGCCCGCCGCTGGACCACCGAAGACCTCGAACGCGCCCGCCACCGCTCGGACCTCACCCCCCACGACCACATCTACCTGAACCTCGACCTGGCCCAGAACGGCCTAGGTTCAGCCTCCTGCGGCCCATCCGCCACGCAGCACCACACCCTCGAAGTAGCGCCCTACACGTTCACCCTTACCTTCCACCCATACAGTTGA